The Lathyrus oleraceus cultivar Zhongwan6 chromosome 5, CAAS_Psat_ZW6_1.0, whole genome shotgun sequence genome includes the window GTCCATGTGAATAATGAGATTGACTATTTTTAAAAGGAAGTCGTTTTTGTTAGAGGAAGGGGTATGGTCAATAGGATTGGTCAAATAATAGAGACTTGGATGGAGTCTAGTTGCCCCAATCATCCTCTAGGTAAGGGTCCCTTGTATGATGCAAGAATCTGAATTAAAGGTGACTCTACGATTTAAAGACTTGGTTAATCTAGGGATAAATATGAGGTTTGTGAAAAACTCAGGAATATATAGCACATCCGAAGGATAGAAAGTATTTGTGAATTGAATGGTGCCAGCTTGGCTAGTAGTAAAGATGGCACCATTAGGGAGCTTAGGGAGCTTAACAATTATCCTAGGAATGATAACTAAGGATTTAAAAAAGTATGACTATGGCACACATAATCGGTTGCGTCTGTGTCGAGAATCCAAAGTTGACGATCTAAAAAGGAAGGAGTAGGAAGAATACCTGAGGAGTTTATTAAATTGTTATGGAATTGTTGAATTTGAGGAGAGGCGACACTAGATGATTGTTAAAGATGCGCAAGGATGGCTTTGTGTTTCTATTTAGTAAAAGGAATGAATTGAGCATTTGAAGGTTATCCTTCAACCTCCTCAAATGAACTTGGACCCGAGTTATCAGCTACTATATTGGCTTGACTATTGTTAGTTTTTCGGAGATACGGAGGAAGCCCATGATTCTTGATATATACCTCAATGGTGTGGCCAATTTTATTGCACTAGGTGCAAACTTTTATGTCACGTCCATAATTTGAAGCTTTGTTGTTGAGATCATGGGGACGTTTTTGATAGTTGGGTTTGGAGAAGTTGGCCACGATGGTGGTGTCATCATTGGATGGAACAAGGGTTTGTCTTTCCTGTTGAATAAGTAAAGAAAATGTTTTGCTGATAAGAGGAAGAGAGTTCATCGTCATAATTTGGGATCTAACATAGGCATATTGTTTGTTGAGACCTTTTAAAAAATGAATGACATGATCGGATTCACAGTAAAATTTGAATGTGGGTAATAGGCCACAAGAGCATTTGGGGTTACAAGAACACGTGGGAAATGGTCAAACATTGTCTAACTCTTGCCAAAGTTTCTTGAGATTGGTGTAGTACTGAGTAATGGTTTGATCACCTTGTTTTAGGGTGAAGAGTTCCTCTTGAAGATCAGAAACACGAAATAGATCACCTTGGTTGTAACGGCCGCAAAGGTCCGTCCAAATTTCGTGAGTTGCGTCCATCCACAATATGCTTTTGGATATATCGTTCTCGATGAAGTTGGTTACCCACGACATCACGATTGTGTTGCAACGATCTCAGACAAGAGCAAGACGATCAGTTTCAGGTGGTCTTGGGAGGGATCCGTCAAGAAACCCAAGCTTGTTTTTTGATCGTAAAGCAACAATAACAGATCTTGACCAGGAGTGGTAATTGGAGTAGTTTAGGTGATGGGTGACGATGGATGTCACATATTATCGCTGGGATGCATGAAGTAAGGATCAATCATGTCTTGTTGGTAGTTTCTAGGGTTTTGTTGAACATTGTTGTTTTTAGTGATGGTTTCATTGTTGTTGATGGTGGGTCTTGGAGAGGAAGAATCGTTGGAATCCGCCATGGGAGAAGGTTAGAGAGGAAGTTGAAGATGACAAGAAGAAAACACAGAAAATAAAGGGATTAAGGTTTCTGATTTTGGGTGGGTACAAGGGAAAAAGATGGTTGTTAGGGTTCTTGGTGGTGGATTTAGGTTGgagaaacaaaaaaaaattgtaacGGTGAAATGCAAGAATGGGAAGAAAGGTTTTCGGTGGAAGAGAGTTTTCGGGGGAAGAAAGGTTTTCGGTGGAAGAGGtagaaaaaaatggaaaaatgtcTCTCTGGGAGAAAATAAACGGAAGGATAAGGAAATCTGGCTAGACCAATCTGATGAGAACACATGTGGATGACCGAGAGGGAGTAGCAGTGAAAAATATCGGTCCAATGAGGAAAGGATAAGGAGAGAAGGATGATGGCAACACGTGTTGGAGAAGATACAGGATCAGATAAATTATTCTACTGATACCATATAAGCTCATGCCACATTACATGTAAGCTCATGCCACATTGCATGAGCGTGAGacttaaaaaagaaaaaaaaatactgaatattaaatttattattcAAAAGTGTAAAACAAAGAATAGCTACAGGAGTATTTATACAAAAACTCTATAACAGAAATCATATACCACAACTGGAAAAGAGGAATTAAAAAAGGGAGAATAATAACAAATTAAGTCCTATTCTTAAGGCTAATATTTTACGTTTTTGAGAGAGAAATTATCAAATTTAGTTTTTCGAAGTATAATCCTCTAGAACATTCAATGATTGGTCACTAGATGATAAACTCGAGGGCGGATAACAACTTGATATTCAAATAAAGGATCAAAGTATTGACTTGTAGTATTGTGTTCAGTGGTAGAGttagataaaaaaatttgggatgactactaacgtaaaataaagattataaataaaatgtaaatagtattttaaataaaacattaaagttaaaataaatacaaagttaattactaaaaatttaaattacattaCTTAAAACTACtttaaagtaatgctttacgcgttctgagtgacttgaaatcgtcaataattgactccgaactaatgcttgcactaatctccctttcaatatatactgtcatgctatctccaagaaacaCATCATCCATtttgtttctcaacttagtcttaataattttcattgctaaaaaagacctctcagttgtggccgtagaaacgggaaaagtcatgataagacgaagtagtctatcaatcaataagtaagtttcagcctgtccagatgcaaccaaacatgaacatagttcttgaatagttgataaattattcaagtttgatgcttaacgagcaacaaatagaaaatgttggagttgaaattgcaaattattcttctcttgatcactaaaatccataggataatatttttcaactaaagaacaaatagtatcaatgctaaaagctttatatccatcaTTAGAAGATAAAAAAAAGAAAGACTTAACAAATCAAttgcctgctcactgaatctgctattcaactcttgtaactgtttgtcaatggtagtgaaaaagatttcaactttaaagtaatgttgaattgtgacttgattctcttcaagacgggagcgtccaaatcttgttgttgaatgaacatcattaagatcaggaatctcaataccatgtttttcacaaaaagataccactttagtaaacaatatatcccaaccattttctctcaaaccttgaataagatgttttgttgaacgaaccaagttcatagcattaactacatcttgattttttttaagGCTTGACAAAACATATCTGTTATTCCCAcgatttctttcatcaagtgcaaaataaatataaaatcaaatgccttcaagtaattaTAACAACTATCTACATCCCCACGTatagcataactccctctatcttttgcaaatttttttaaaactaaacaagttgcttcatacatgtttatcaagctagaaattgaatcgtaatgtgcCCCAACGAatatctccagctcgtttcaatataccaacttgatttgcacctttactagttacaatctcatcaatctctaacaaataagcaatttcttctaattgggcagcttgtaactcatcatgacgctttgtagaagaataaacaacattcacaacaaagatcagcttctcaaaaaatttatgaacatgtttgacttctcttgatgatgtaactaatgcaagttgcaatcgatgagcaaaacaatgaatatagtatgcataaggacaatcaTTCATAAAGAGGGCTTATAAACCAttacattctcctctcatattgctagcaccatcatacccttggccacaaatgttagaaacatcaaggttatgtcgagaaagtatatcacatattgcttccttaagagttaaagatgtgatgtctttaacatgtgccacatcaaaaaatctctcttgtattaaaccaattttatcaacaaatcttaatacaagagtcatttgttccttttttgactcatcacgggcttcatcaacaacgatacaaaatttggaatcaccaatttcctcacgaatactctttttcaccctactagaaagaatttgcaagagctctttttgaatttgatgtgaagtatacttgcaattttgtggagcattttccaacacaacttttgcaacttcaccattgtaggatgctaaaagtttcaataactcaagaaagttaccttgatttcttgatttgctactttcgtcgtggcccctaaaagcacaagcttgtagtgttaaccaacgaacagtgtcaattgaagtcttgagtcgtaaccgattattcattctttgacttgaactttgcacttgaataacatttctaatatgaccatcttgattcaacaagtcttgacaagctttcattgcattgttgtgtggtgagcaaggatccttccctatgtgtttaagaaaggaacaataTTTTCCATgcctaactttcttccaatttctaaaacccatagaaataaagatAAGTGATTCGGGACGTCCAtttagttttttgctaaaaaggtaacatggtaagcaatatgcggcatcttcagatggtaAATATTCGAACCATGATGaaaatatgctaaaccaagtatgttgaaaccttctcggatgatcaTCGTTAtcggacaaaggatagttttctaaatgaatttgatataaaccccattttagataagctcttcgtattgcatccacttgatttggtggatgttgccaaatcggaggacgctttccaggatcacgttccaaagaattttcaaaaccatgatgctcttcaattgttggattctcaagaactgtttcagattcggatgtcgggattataatttcttcatctctctcttctctttcaatttcacatgttttccttttgaaaaaagaatcaatttttctattattcatctttactcttcctataatatcatatcagatccaaaaatcaatttagagaacctaaaaattaaaagagaaaaaaattaataaacttaattaattaactttaatccgttttcaaataccaATAACTTCACTgttagaaattagcagcaacaatgattaaataaaccttattacagtgtataattatatttgtaaattacagtgttatgaattgacttaataaacctcatatagattattttaacacatcaagaaagaggaatcctaaaaatctcaaaaacacaaatcaagcgatcactttaatttgttactttttataaaagaagaatgaataaaattttttacctgttagatgccgatcactttaatctgttccgattcgggtgccggtagcaaactcatatgagaaagaaaggaaagatataagctttttaccttatctgtattttaacctaactttgaataaaaaaaataaataaaaattaattttaatttaaaataaagatgttttagtaatttaatatatatgaattaaaaaaaaataaaaaattgaggGATGGCCGTGGCCTTCCCACGTTCCCCTCAGTTCCGCCACCGATTGTGTTAACTAAAATAAGACGATGAAAACTTGATTAATTCCTATATAGAGCATAATTTTGAAAGTATTTAACGGAAGGTAACAAGACGATTTTTCATGACATGTGCTCAACTGATGTTTTACATATACTATATCAAGGTGTTTAATAAAGTGTCAAATGATATCTTCTAGATGCATCTTGTGACTAAATGATCATCAGATAGAAGTAGACTTTCACACTCTTTATTAAAATAAATCCCAACAGGATTATTTATTACATTTATTCATTCCCCCTGTAGGGACTATTACATCACAGCTTTAGAGTTTTACTCCTCCATTTTGATGATACATCTGATTGACTCCCCTTTCAGCATGTAATCAAAAGCTTTGTTAATCTCTGAAAATGGTATTGTGTGTGTAATGAATTTCTCCAGTTCCAGCTCCTGCAATATCACATGAACATCACATTAACAACACAAATAACATATCATTCTGCAATATTAGTTAATCCGCCTAAAGCACTGCATATTCAAACATGTATAAAAGCTTACCCCTTTCATGTACTTCTCAACAACATTAGGAAGATCAGTGCGAGGTTTGTAATTTCCGTAGAAGGTACCCTTAAGAGTCCTCTCGGTCAAGAAATTCAAAGGATGAGTTTTGAAGGCATCATCTTTGTTTGGAACTCCAACAAGCACAGCAACACCCCAACCCTGATAAGAACAACAGATCAAGATTCAGCATTAGCCTTAGTAAGCTATATAATTTTTCCAGAAACAAAGAGAAAATAAACTTCATTTTGGATACATCATGGACACATTCGAATGCCGAGATCATGGCCTGGACGCTCCCAGTACATTCAACAGCACGGTCCACACCCCCATTGGTCATTTCAGCAATTACCTGCAAACCAATTTTCACATCTCAGTCCCTTTTGTATAAAAAACAAACAACATTTTAAGGCATAGCATCATACTAACTTCTTGCACAGGTTTGTCGTGATCTTTTGGGTTTATGAAATCAGTTACCCCAAAATTCTTAGCTGCCAACGAGAAAAGAATAAGAAATGCCATCAGAAAAAGAACATTCATTGAATTTATGTTGATCCAAATCATCAAGGATTTCAGACAAGTTAAAAGCATTGTACCTAATTCAAATCGGCTGGAAACTAAATCAACTCCAATGATTCTTGATGCACCAGAAATCCTTGCCCCTTCAGCAGCCTATATTATGGTTTAAAGAGAAGAGCAGATGTTAATATTGGCTCATTTCATTTCCAATTATAACTGCAACAGTAACACACATATACAATCAAAGGTATAAGAGTAACATACAGCAAGGCCAACAGCTCCAAGTCCAAAGATAGCAACAGAAGAGCCAGGTTTTGGTTTTGCAACATTGACGGTAGCACCAAAACCTACAAGAATATATGCAAATTAAACTGAGAAAAACATCAACAGATGTTGTTACCGATACTATTATCACTGTTTTTATATTAAAGAACAAATTGTGGATAATTACACCACAGCGACTGCAATCAGTGTCGCGACACCTCTACTGACCGAAATACCGAAAGCCTTTCCACGACCGCGACCGTTTTTAAAACTCTGATATTATTATCTCAAGTTAGAGATCTTCTACATACCAGTGCATATTCCACAACTGAGTATGCAAACTTTGTCAAGTGGTGCATCAGGGTTGATCTTTGCAACACATCCAGCATGAACCACAGTATACTCGCTGAACGTAGAGGTGCCGACGAAATGGTGCACAGGTTGTCCCTTAATAGAGAATCTGGACTGGTTGTCATTGAGCATGACACCTCTATCTGTGTTGATCCTAAGAAGATCACACATGTTGCTTTCTTCTGACTTACAATGCGGACAATCCCCACACTCTCCTGTGAATACAGGCAGGGCTTGATCTCCTGGTTTCAGATGAGTCACACCCTCACCTACACTCTCCACAATCCTGATCAACATCATCCCAACAAATATCAAAAACGTTCATTCACATTACATACTAAATTACCAACACATTACATAATCAAATGATTCAACCAAGAATACATAAGAGAAAGATTTATAATAGGTGGTTCAACTTAGAATATTGAGAAGAGAAACATACCCTCCAGCTTCATGGCCAAATATTCGAGGAAACAACGGAGTCTGACCCTGAAACAAGGGAAAAGTGTAAAAATTTATAACTGAGTCCTGAATTTAGGTATCCAAATACAAATTATTTAAAAGTTGATAGATCTAATTAAAACTATCTAAAAGTTCACGATTAGATTAAAAAAAGTTAGTTCATGGATCTATTAGTCTTTATAATCTACCTTAGCTTCCCAAAAATAAACATCAGTGTGACAAAGGGAGGTGAAGAGTATCTTGAGACGAACTTCACCGGCCTGCGGTGGCGCCACCTCTACTTCTTCAGTCACCAGCGGCTTCCCAGCTTCCCATGCAACCGCAGCTGCAAGTATATTACAAATTTTCAAAACACAATCAATAAACCGATGATTAAAATATTAATGGTAGGAAACAAAATGAAAATGAATAGAACAACATAGTTTGAAAAAACAAAGAGATGTTAGACCTCTGCACTTGATGACTTGACCAACAGTGTTCGACATGATTAACAGATGATCTAGGGACAAGAATGAAATGTATGAGT containing:
- the LOC127082485 gene encoding alcohol dehydrogenase 1-like isoform X2 — protein: MSNTVGQVIKCRAAVAWEAGKPLVTEEVEVAPPQAGEVRLKILFTSLCHTDVYFWEAKGQTPLFPRIFGHEAGGIVESVGEGVTHLKPGDQALPVFTGECGDCPHCKSEESNMCDLLRINTDRGVMLNDNQSRFSIKGQPVHHFVGTSTFSEYTVVHAGCVAKINPDAPLDKVCILSCGICTGFGATVNVAKPKPGSSVAIFGLGAVGLAAAEGARISGASRIIGVDLVSSRFELAKNFGVTDFINPKDHDKPVQEVIAEMTNGGVDRAVECTGSVQAMISAFECVHDGWGVAVLVGVPNKDDAFKTHPLNFLTERTLKGTFYGNYKPRTDLPNVVEKYMKGELELEKFITHTIPFSEINKAFDYMLKGESIRCIIKMEE
- the LOC127082485 gene encoding alcohol dehydrogenase 1-like isoform X1 — protein: MSNTVGQVIKCRAAVAWEAGKPLVTEEVEVAPPQAGEVRLKILFTSLCHTDVYFWEAKGQTPLFPRIFGHEAGGIVESVGEGVTHLKPGDQALPVFTGECGDCPHCKSEESNMCDLLRINTDRGVMLNDNQSRFSIKGQPVHHFVGTSTFSEYTVVHAGCVAKINPDAPLDKVCILSCGICTGFGATVNVAKPKPGSSVAIFGLGAVGLAAAEGARISGASRIIGVDLVSSRFELGTMLLTCLKSLMIWININSMNVLFLMAFLILFSLAAKNFGVTDFINPKDHDKPVQEVIAEMTNGGVDRAVECTGSVQAMISAFECVHDGWGVAVLVGVPNKDDAFKTHPLNFLTERTLKGTFYGNYKPRTDLPNVVEKYMKGELELEKFITHTIPFSEINKAFDYMLKGESIRCIIKMEE